ATAGCGCGAGATGGCGTAGCGCACGCCGGCGATGATGTTGTCCACCGGGTTCCAGATGTTGCCGTGGCCGGGGAGCGCGTAGGCGTTGAACGTGGGGCCGATGGTCTGCATGAGGCCGATCGACGGGTGGCCTTCCTGCCAGTTGATGTCCCACTTGTTCTCGGCGTTGGGGTTACCGCTCGACTCGTGCTGAATGATGATGTTGATGTCCGAGGCGTTCATCTTCGAGTACGGCACGCCGGCCGCCGCGAGGATCTGCTGCGCCTGGGCGATCCACTGGCCCACCGAGCCGCCCACGGTGTTCGTCGGCGGGGGCCCGCTCACGCTGCCCGAGCCGCCGCTGCTGTGTGAGCCGCCGGGCAGGTTCAGCTTCTGGCCCACGTAGATCATGTTCGGGTTGTGCACCTGCGGGTTCGCGGCCTCGAGCGCGCCCAGCGAGACCCCGTGGCGCGAGGCGATGCTGCCCATGGTGTCGCCCGAGCGCACGATGTAGCTGCCGCCGCTGGCGCCACCCGACGACGAAGCCTTCTTCGGCGCGGCGGGCGTGAAGCTGTCGCTCGAGCCGGGGATGTTCAGCGCCTCGCCCACATAGATCATGTTGGGGTTCTTCACCTGCGGATTGGCGCGCTCCAGCGCGGCCAGCGACAGGTGGTACCGCGAAGCAATCCCCGACATCGTGTCACCACTGCGAACCCGGTAGCTCATGGCACCCTCGGAAGCGGAAAGTGAAACCATTGTCGGAGGCTGCCGCAACGAGTTGCGCATGGGCTGTCGATCCCGAATTACCCAGCGATCCGGACATGTTGACCACTCCAAGAGAGCTCTAC
This genomic stretch from Deltaproteobacteria bacterium harbors:
- a CDS encoding LysM peptidoglycan-binding domain-containing protein — encoded protein: MSYRVRSGDTMSGIASRYHLSLAALERANPQVKNPNMIYVGEALNIPGSSDSFTPAAPKKASSSGGASGGSYIVRSGDTMGSIASRHGVSLGALEAANPQVHNPNMIYVGQKLNLPGGSHSSGGSGSVSGPPPTNTVGGSVGQWIAQAQQILAAAGVPYSKMNASDINIIIQHESSGNPNAENKWDINWQEGHPSIGLMQTIGPTFNAYALPGHGNIWNPVDNIIAGVRYAISRYGSISNVPGVVDVKEGRGYVGY